In the Alistipes provencensis genome, GCAACGGCGTCTACGATCAGGTCGTCCGGGCGCTCGAGGGACGCGATTTCGTCGAGTTCTGGGGTATCGAACCGAACCCCTCGGTCGAGACCCTGCGCAAGGCCATTGCGCTGGGCAAGGAGCAGAAGGTCGATTTTCTGCTGGCCGTGGGCGGCGGTTCGGTGATCGACGGCACGAAACTCATCGCCGCGGGACTGCTCTACGACGGCGATGCATGGGAGATCGTGCTCCGGGGCCGTGCCGAGAAGACCGTGCCTTTGGCAACTGTGCTGACCATCTCGGCGACGGGTTCCGAGATGAACTCCGGAGCTGTGATTTCGCGCTATGAGACCAAGGAAAAATATCCTTTCTCGGGCAACTATCCGCTCTTCTCGATCCTCGATCCCGAGGTGCTCTATTCGCTTCCCAAGCGGCAGGTCGCCTGCGGGCTTTCGGATACTTTCGTGCATGTGCTGGAGCAGTATCTCACCACGCCCGGGCAGTCGCGCCTGATGGACCGCTGGGCCGAGGGTATCCTGCACACCGTGTCCGAGATCGCGCCCAAGGCATTGGCCGACGAGCGTGATTACGACGTGATGTCGGAGTACATGCTCTCGGCGACGCTGGCGCTGAACGATATGATCCGCATGGGCGTCCGGGAGGACTGGGCGACGCACATGATCGGCCACGAAATCACGGCGCTGCACGGGCTGACGCACGGCGCGACGCTGGCCATCGTCATCAACGGTACGCTGCGCGTGCTGCGGGAGCAGAAGCGCGGCAAACTGCTGCAATACGGCGAGCGTATCTGGGGCATCACCGGAGGTACGGAGGAGGAGCGCATCGACCGCACGATCGCGGCTAACGAGGCGTTTTTCCGTTCGCTGGGGCTCTCGACGCGGCTCTCGGAGGAGGGCATCGGCGAGCAGACCATTGCCGAGGTCGAGCGGCGCTTCAACGCCGGGGGCTGGAACTACGGCGAGGAGGGGAATGTCGACGGCGCCATGGCCCGCCGGATTCTCGAAGCCTGCCTTTGACGCTGGTATATTGCATAAGAAAATCCCCGCAGCAATGAAAGTTGCGGGGATTCTTTATGTGGAGCGGGCTATTTGTCGACGCCGAATGTCGAGACGGTCAGGCTGCCCGGAGCATCGACCGTGATGCCGTATTCGCCCACCTGAACGCCCTTGAGGATAATCAGGTAGGAGCTGTTTCCGAACCGGCGTGATGTGAACGGCTGGCGTTCCAGCGTGTTGGTCTGCCGGTCGCCGAAGGTTCCGACCGAGGCGTATTCGGCGATCCGCATCTTCTTTTTGACCTTGAACCGGAAGACGCTGATGGACGACATCGGGTCGAGCCGGTTGTCCGGAACCCGGATGATGAAGGCGATGCCGTCGTTTTTCTTGAACCGGACGAACGCCCGCGGTCCGTTGAGCGTCATTTCGTCGATATGGTCTTTGCCGATGCCGAACAATTTTTGTCCGGTGGAGGCGCGGTGGCGGGGCGCCAAGCTCTCCTGAACGAGCTGTTCGGTCGTGTTGTCGGTGCGGATGGCCAGACACTGGCCGATGAATTCGGGCTCGGGGAACTCCGGAGCCTGCGCATGGAGCGCTGTTCCGGTACAGCAGGCCGCGAGGAGCGTGATGAGAAACTTTTTCATGATTGGATAAATTGACGCAACAAGATATAACAAATCGTCCCGCCGGGCAAATTTAAGGCGGAAAAAATCCGGATATTTCCACGAAAAACCCCGCAGACCTTTCGGCCGCGGGGCTTTTGTCATTCGGTATAGACCGTTTATTCGATGGCGAAGGTCGAGACGATGGTCCCTTTTTCGTCGAGACTGTTCGGGTTGCTGACCGTGATGCCGTATTCCCCGGCAGGCTTGTCGATCAGCGTCAGCAGGTAGGATTTCTCGCCGTATTTCTCGGCCGAGAAGCGCAGCCGTTCCAGTTTGTTGGATTTCACGCTGCCGAACGAGCTGACCGAGGACAATTCGGCAAGCCGTTTCTTCTTGTTGGTCTCGAACCGGAAAACGTTGATGATCGAGATCGGGTCGGTGGCGTTGTCCACGGCCTTGACGATGAACTGGATGTCGTTGTCGCCCTTGAGGCGCACGGCCGCTTCGGGGGTGTCGATGATGAGCTTCGTCTTGGCCTTGCCGATGCCGAAGATCTGGGCGCTGGCATTCGCCCGTGTGCGGAGCAGGACGGTCTCTTTCTCGAGTTTGGACGTGTTGCCGTCGGGCAGGATGGTGACGACCTCACCGATGAAATCGGGTTCGGCGATCTGGGGCGTTTGTGCGAAAGCACCGCCGAGGAACAGCCCGAGGAGGGCTGTGCAGAAAAGTTTCTTCATAGTCTGAATCGTAAAAAGGCGTTTAGTCGCACAAATATAGACATTGCCTGCTTTTACAACAACTTTTCCGACAATTTTTCGGACCGAACATACAAAAAATCCTCCCGGCCAAAAGCCGGGAGGATTCGATAGTGTGATTGCTGCCGGGATTTACTCGGCGAGCAGGATCTCGAGGATCTTGATGGCTGCCGTGGCGATCGGCGTGCCGGGGCCGAAGATGGCGGCGGCGCCGTCGCGGTACAGTTCGTCGTAGTCCTGATGGGGGATCACACCGCCCACGATGACGATGATGTCCTCGCGGCCGAGTTTCTTCAGTTCGGCGATGATCTGCGGCACAAGCGTCAGGTGGCCGGCGGCCAGCGACGATACGCCGACTACATGCACGTCGTTCTCGACGGCCTGCTTGGCGGCCTCCTCGGGGGTCTGGAACAGCGGGCCCATGTCGACGTCGAAGCCGATGTCGGCGTAACCCGTGGCTACGACCTTGGCACCGCGGTCGTGTCCGTCCTGACCGAGCTTGGCGATCATCACGCGCGGCTGACGGCCCTCTTTCTTGGCGAATTCGGCGCACAGTTCCTTGGCGCGCTCGAAGGATTTGTCGTTTTTCACTTCTGAAGAGTATACACCTGAAATGGAACGGATAACTGCTTTGTAGCGGCCTACGACGACTTCGCAGGCGTCGGAGATCTCACCCAGCGATGCGCGGACCTTCGCAGCCTCGACGGCCAGCTCCAGCAGGTTGCCCTGCTTGGTCTTCACGCACTCGGTGATGGCGGCCAGCGCCTTCTGTACGGCTGCCTCGTCGCGGTTGGCGCGCAGCTCCTTCAGACGCTTGATCTGGCTCTCGCGCACGGCCGTGTTGTCCACGGCGAGGATGTCGATCGGGGCCTCCTTTTCCAGACGGTATTCGTTGATGCCGATGATCTTCTCCTCGCCGGAGTCGATACGGGCCTGCTTGCGGGCCGAAGCCTCCTCGATACGCATCTTCGGAATGCCGGTCTCGATGGCCTTGGCCATGCCGCCCAGCTTCTCGACCTCCTCGATGCGCTCCCAAGCCTTGTGCGCGATCTCGTTGGTCAGCGTCTCCACATAGTAGGAACCTGCCCACGGGTCGACCTCGCGGCAGATGTTGGTCTCCTCCTGAATGTAGATCTGCGTGTTACGCGCAATACGCGCCGAGAAGTCCGTCGGCAGGGCGATGGCCTCGTCCAGCGCATTGGTGTGCAGCGACTGGGTGTGTCCCAAAGCGGCGCCCATGGCTTCGATGGTCGTGCGGGCCACGTTGTTGAACGGGTCCTGCTCGGTGAGCGACCAACCCGAGGTCTGCGAGTGGGTGCGCAGGGCCAGCGACTTGGGGTTCTTGGGATCGAACTGCTTCACGATCTTGGCCCACAGCATACGCGCGGCGCGCATCTTGGCGATCTCCATGAAGTGGTTCATGCCGATGGCCCAGAAGAACGACAGGCGCGGTGCGAACGTGTCGACCGACATGCCTGCGTTGACGCCTGCACGGAGGTACTCCAGACCGTCGGCCAGCGTGTAGGCCAGCTCGATGTCGGCCGTGGCGCCCGCCTCCTGCATGTGGTAACCCGAGATCGAGATCGAGTTGAACTTGGGCATGTTCTTTGACGTGTATTCGAAAATATCGGCGATGATGCGCATCGAGAACTCGGGCGGATAAATATAGGTGTTGCGCACCATGAACTCCTTGAGGATGTCGTTCTGAATCGTACCGGCCAACTGGTCGAGCGTGCAGCCCTGCTCCAGACCCGTGACGATGTAGAATGCCAGCACGGGCAGCACGGCGCCGTTCATGGTCATCGACACCGACATCCGGTCGAGCGGAATGCCGTCGAAGAGCACCTTCATGTCCTCCACCGAGCAGATCGACACGCCGGCCTTGCCCACGTCGCCCACCACGCGCGGGTGGTCGGCGTCGTAGCCGCGGTGCGTGGCCAAGTCAAAGGCCACCGACAGACCCTTCTGTCCGGCCGCGAGGTTGCGGCGGTAGAAGGCGTTGGATTCGGCGGCCGTCGAGAATCCGGCGTACTGACGCACCGTCCACGGACGCATCACATACATCGTCGAGTAGGGACCGCGCAGGAACGGGGCGATGCCTGCCGCATAGTTCAGGTGCTCCATGCCCTCGAGGTCTTCGGCCGTGTAGACGCCCTTGACGGGTATCTGTTCGGCCGTCAGCCACGGCTCTACCTGTCCGCAGCCTTTCGAGGCGCAGCAGCTTTTCTGCCCGCCTCCGTCATATTTCAGTTCTGAAAATTTAGCTCTCATAGTAATAATGCGAAAGATTGGTGCTTAGATTCCCATCTCTTTAAGGTAGAACTTCAGTGTTTCGAGGACGTTCGACTTCACGTTGATGAAGTTCGTGATGCCCTGTGCCTCCAGTTCGGGTGCGCAGGCGGGGGCTCCGGCGACCACGAGGATCGCTTTGCCGCCGAGCAGCTCCTTGACTTTCGGTGCGGCCTCGGCGTAGTCGTCGTCGGCGGCGCATACCACCACGATCTCGGCTTTCGACTCGAGGGCGGCTTTCACTCCCTCCTCGATCGACTTGAAGAACGTGTTGTCCTGCACGCGGATACCGGCGCAGCCGAAGAAATTGCACGAGAACTGGGCGCGGGCGCGGGCCATGGCCAGACTTCCGCAGGTGAGCATGAACGCCTTGGGCTGACGGCCCGAGCGGTCGACATGGAGACGCATCTCCTCGAAGGCCATGGCGCCGCGGTAGGGCACCAGCGTGTTGCCCTCGGCCGGCTTGCGCGTCACGGCATCGGCGGTGATGGCTTTGTCGGCGACCTCCGTGAAGTTGGGATACTGGTTGGCGCCGAGCAGCGTCTGGCGGCGCGTGGCGATGGCCTTGTCCTTGGCGGCGGCCGAAGCGGCGATGCGCTCCTTGATGAAGCCGGCCTTGTAAGCCGCAGTGTAGCCGCCCTTCTCCTCGATCTCGAGGAAGAGCTTCCACGCCTCGGCGGCGATCGACTGCGTGAGGTTCTCGATGTAATACGAACCGCCGGCGGGGTCTACCACCTGATCGAAGTGCGACTCGTTCTTGAGCAGCAGCTCGACGTTGCGGGCGATGCGCTTCGAGAACTCCGTGGGATCTTCGAAAGCGGCGTCGAACGGCGTCACCTCCAGCGAGTGTACGCCGGCGATGGTGGCCGACATGGCTTCGGTGGTGCCGCGGAGCATATTTACATAGGGATCGTAAACAGTCTGGTTCCAGTCCGCGGTGCGGGCGTGGATCATCATCTTGCAGGCGCAGTTCTTCGCGGGGTTGTACTCCTTGACGATGTTGGCCCAGAGCATGCGCGCCGCGCGGAACTTGGCGATCTCCATGAAGTAGTTCGAGGTCACCGAGAACGAGAAGCGCAGTTTGCGGGCTGCCGTGTCGGCATCGATGCCGGCGTCGGTCAGGCGCGCGAGGTAGTCGTTACCGGCCGCGAGGGCGAATGCCAGCTCCTCGACGATGGTCGATCCGGCGTTCGAGAAGATGCCGGCCGAGACGGTCACGATGCGGATGTGCTTGTACTCGCGGGTGCGCTCGATCAGCTCGGCGATCTTGGCGAAGCACTTTTCGCCGTCGGGCGAGCAGAAGTCGCCCTTCTGCGAGAGGCCCTTCACGAGCGGGTCGATCACGAACGCCACATGTGCGTCGGCGGCGATGCCCTCCCTTTCGAGTTTGGCGATCACCAGATCGGCCATGTTGGCCGTCTTCATGCCGCAGAAAGTGATCTCGACGGCCGGGATTTCGATCCCTGCGAGCAACTGGTCGATGTCACCGGCCATGAAGCCCTCTTTGGCGATGCAGAAGCCGAGCGAGTCGACGCCCGAGTTGAGGAGTTGCAGCGCCTCGGCGTTAGCCTTCTTGGGGAACTGCACCTCGATGGTCTGATGCACGCGCCAGCGGTTGTGGGTACGCGTACCTCTCACGAACGGGAACTCGCCTGCCTGCGAGCCCAGAAACCGGATGCCTTCGAGGTTCTCGGCGCGGTAGTAGGGGCGGACATTGAAGCCTTCGCCCGTGCGCCACACCAGTTTGCGCTCGTAATCGGCACCTTTCAGGTCGGCTGTAATCACCTCTTCCCATTTCTCGGTCGGGACCGGCGGGAACTCGGTGAACAGCTTTTCACGTTTGGAAATTGCCATAACTATTTAGAGATTAGTATGAGTGATGTTTCTTTTTGTTTCGAAATAGCGCATAAAGGTACAAATTAATTACCGAATTGTAACAAGAAATTGTTACGAAAATAACAGTAGTCCGGGGTTTTTGTCGATTTCGCTGCCGGAGGTGTTTGCCGAAACCCGGAGCCCGAAATTTCGCCCGTTGAGGTGTTATAGTTGAAAATTGTTCTTAAATACCTCGATTTTTAAAGAAATCAAAATTCGTTGTTTTTCGGAAAGTGGCGTGAAAAATAGGGTGTTTTTCGGAAAATGACTGAAAAAATCGGGGTGTTGTCGGAAAAATAGCCTTATTTTTCGGAAAAATGCTGAAAAAATCAACTGTTTTTCGAAAAAATAGTGATTTTGTAAAAACAACGTAACGATAATATTCGTACATTTGTCACCAGAACAGAAAACATGCCGTCGCGGGGAAGTGATCCCAAGGTTAGTTAGGTCGGTGGACCCTGCCGGGAGGCAGTCATCCGCTTGAATTTTAGGTTAGGTTTTAGTTTGCAATTGTCAGGACCTTCCCCGCGCGGTTTTTTCGAACCCCAAAAATTCCTCTAAACTATGTCATTACTCAGGTTTAAGATGGTCGACGCGGCGATAAACCATACCGCCGTGAAGGTCAAGGCTCCCGAGGGACGTCCTTCGGACTACTTCGGAGAGAAGGTATTCGGACGCGCAGCCATGCGTAAGTATCTCGACAAGAAGACGTATGCGGCACTGCTCGACACGATGGACAATCGCACGCCGCTCACGCGCGAAGTGGCCGACAGTATCGCCGCAGGCATGCGCCAATGGGCGTTGGAGCACGGCGCCGACCACTACACCCACTGGTTCCAGCCCCTGACGGGCGGTACGGCCGAGAAGCACGATGCCTTTGCCGAGCCCGACGGATTCGGCGGCGTGTTGGAGGAGTTCTCGGGAAAACTGCTCGTGCAGCAGGAGCCCGACGCCTCGTCGTTCCCCAACGGCGGCATCCGCAATACCTTCGAGGCGCGCGGTTACTCGGCTTGGGACCCTGCGTCGCCGGCCTTCATCGTCGATACGACGCTTTGCATCCCGACCGTCTTCATCGCCTACACGGGCGAGGCCCTCGATTATAAGGTACCCCTGCTGCGTTCGCTGACGGCCGTGGACAAGGCCGCCACGGAGGTGTGCCGCTACTTCGACAAGAATGTCCAGAAGGTCTTCTGCTACTTGGGCTGGGAGCAGGAGTATTTCCTCGTCGACGAGAGCCTCTGGGCCGTGCGTCCCGACCTGATGCTCACGGGCCGCACGCTGATGGGCCACGAGTCGGCCAAGAACCAGCAGTTGGAGGACCACTATTTCGGGGCTATCCCGACCCGCGTGATGGCGTTCATGAAAGACCTCGAATACGAGTGCCTGAAACTGGGAATTCCCGTCAAGACCCGTCACAACGAGGTGGCTCCCAATCAGTTCGAGCTGGCTCCGGTCTACGAGGAGGCCAATCTGGCCAACGACCACAACCAGTTGCTGATGACCATTATGGACAAGATTTCCCGCCGCCACCAGTTCCGGGTGCTGTTGCACGAGAAGCCTTTCAAGGGCATCAACGGCTCGGGCAAGCACAACAACTGGTCGCTGGGCACCGATACGGGCGTGAACCTGCTGGGGCCGGGCAAGACTGCCTCGGAGAACCTACAGTTCATCACCTTTCTGGTCAATGCCATCTCGGCCGTGTACAAGCACAACGGCCTGCTGAAAGCGTCGATCATGAGCGCCACGAACGCCCACCGATTAGGAGCCAACGAGGCGCCCCCGGCCATCATCTCGACCTTCCTCGGCACGCAGGTGTCGGCCGTGCTGGACAAGCTGGCCGCTTCGAAGGGCGACGACGCCATCCGTTTCGACGCCAAGAACGTCTTCAAGATGAGCGGCATTTCGCATATTCCGACGCTGCTGCTCGACAACACCGACCGCAACCGCACCTCGCCGTTCGCCTTCACGGGCAACCGCTTCGAGTTCCGCGCCGTGGGTTCGTCGGACAACTGCGCCGAGGCGATGATCGTGCTCAACACGGCGATGGCCAGCGAACTGACCGAGTTCCGGAAGGCCGTGGACGCCAAGATCGAGGCCGGGGCCAAAAAGGAGAAGGCCATTTACGAGGTGCTCAAGCAGATGATCAAGGCTTGTAAGGCCATCCGCTTCGACGGCAACGGTTATTCCGACGAGTGGAAGGCCGAGGCGAAGCGCCGCGGGCTGGATTGCGAAACCTCGACGCCATTGATCTTCGACCGCTACATGGATGCGGCGAGCGAGAAGCTGTTCGGCGATATGGGGGTCTTTACGAAAGTCGAGCTCGAGGCTCGCACCGAGGTGAAGTGGGAAACCTATACCAAGAAAATCCAGATCGAGGGCCGTGTGCTGGGCGATCTGGCGATGAACCACATCGTGCCTATCGCGTCGAAATACGAGGCGCAGTTGCTCGACAAGGTCTATAAGATGTCGCAGATCGGAGGACTGGATGCTTCGTCTGATATCCTGCTCATCAAGAAGATACAGAATCACACGGCGGAGATTCAGAAGCTCACTGCCGAGATGGTCGATGCCCGCAAGGTCGCCAACAAGATCGAAGATCCGCGCGCGAAGGCGATCGCCTACCACGACACCGTCGCCGTCTGCTTCGACGAAATCCGCCGCCACATCGACAAGCTGGAGGAGATCGTCGACGACCAGATTTGGCCGTTGCCGAAATACCGCGAGCTGCTTTTCCTCCGCTGATTTTCGATTTATAAGCGGCGATTTCCGCATATCCCCCGAACGGGGCGAATGGAATGTACCTGAATACTGCCCATTCACATCCAGATAGAGTTGTAACTTAAAAAGTTATGACTCTATTTGCATATAGCAGGTAATGGTTAGGAAACGGTTGTATGCATTTGTTCGCATCTGCTTTCCTTCATGCCAAACAACTCCTGTTATTGAATACAAATTCAATAAAAAGTCCCGATTTTTCAGATAGGCATAATTTATGTCATAGTAACTCATTTTAGGAAATAGACTGTTCTTCGATGGTCATATTCCATCAAAGGTCGTGAGCAACGAAACCATTTCGGAGGATATGTCGTTCTCGTTCCGGAATATTGAGGAACATAAACACATTGACAAGCGCTTGTACGCTATATAAAGCGTATGATTTTGAATATTTGGAATACGAATATCAAAGCGCATTGTATGGATCGCCGATAGCGCAGCATTCGAGCAGGCAGGCCAGACATTCCCGGAACGAGCATATGCAGAGAGTTCAGTTTCAATAGGCTCTCCCGTTTCGAAATAGGTTGAACCTGATAGATAAGCCGATTATATGCGATATTGAGCCGTCCACATTCCGGTTCGGAAAGGTCCTTGTTTACCAGCATGTGCAACAGAATCATAAAGTTGCTTTTTTCAAGTTTTCTGATTCCTTTCGGCATAAATATCGATCGCTTCTGAACCGTACGATAAGCCCCGGAAATCTTTGATTTTGAAAACTCGTAAATCTCCGGGCCGGTTTATGACGGGTCGGTTATCGATCGGGGTACTTACTGAAAGCTTGTGTTCGTGATATTGTCCCCTGCAAATTCACCCTCGACCGCAAACCGGTAAGTTCCGCTGCCGACCCTGTAAACCCGGTATCCGTCGACAGTGAACAGGTAGTGCACGTTCTTGCTACGGTCGGCACAGACACCCGATTCGGTTACGGCGTCGTCCGGAGCTGCCGGAATCCATATCTGAGCGGTCGTGTTGGCCGGGACCGCGACCTTCATCCGGAAGCCGCCGGGTGTTATCTTCCAGTCGGTCGAGATCGTGCCGTAGGGCG is a window encoding:
- a CDS encoding iron-containing alcohol dehydrogenase encodes the protein MNNFIYHNPTKLVFGKGQIARLPKLIPADKRIMITFGGGSVKSNGVYDQVVRALEGRDFVEFWGIEPNPSVETLRKAIALGKEQKVDFLLAVGGGSVIDGTKLIAAGLLYDGDAWEIVLRGRAEKTVPLATVLTISATGSEMNSGAVISRYETKEKYPFSGNYPLFSILDPEVLYSLPKRQVACGLSDTFVHVLEQYLTTPGQSRLMDRWAEGILHTVSEIAPKALADERDYDVMSEYMLSATLALNDMIRMGVREDWATHMIGHEITALHGLTHGATLAIVINGTLRVLREQKRGKLLQYGERIWGITGGTEEERIDRTIAANEAFFRSLGLSTRLSEEGIGEQTIAEVERRFNAGGWNYGEEGNVDGAMARRILEACL
- a CDS encoding glutamine synthetase III family protein, whose amino-acid sequence is MSLLRFKMVDAAINHTAVKVKAPEGRPSDYFGEKVFGRAAMRKYLDKKTYAALLDTMDNRTPLTREVADSIAAGMRQWALEHGADHYTHWFQPLTGGTAEKHDAFAEPDGFGGVLEEFSGKLLVQQEPDASSFPNGGIRNTFEARGYSAWDPASPAFIVDTTLCIPTVFIAYTGEALDYKVPLLRSLTAVDKAATEVCRYFDKNVQKVFCYLGWEQEYFLVDESLWAVRPDLMLTGRTLMGHESAKNQQLEDHYFGAIPTRVMAFMKDLEYECLKLGIPVKTRHNEVAPNQFELAPVYEEANLANDHNQLLMTIMDKISRRHQFRVLLHEKPFKGINGSGKHNNWSLGTDTGVNLLGPGKTASENLQFITFLVNAISAVYKHNGLLKASIMSATNAHRLGANEAPPAIISTFLGTQVSAVLDKLAASKGDDAIRFDAKNVFKMSGISHIPTLLLDNTDRNRTSPFAFTGNRFEFRAVGSSDNCAEAMIVLNTAMASELTEFRKAVDAKIEAGAKKEKAIYEVLKQMIKACKAIRFDGNGYSDEWKAEAKRRGLDCETSTPLIFDRYMDAASEKLFGDMGVFTKVELEARTEVKWETYTKKIQIEGRVLGDLAMNHIVPIASKYEAQLLDKVYKMSQIGGLDASSDILLIKKIQNHTAEIQKLTAEMVDARKVANKIEDPRAKAIAYHDTVAVCFDEIRRHIDKLEEIVDDQIWPLPKYRELLFLR
- the scpA gene encoding methylmalonyl-CoA mutase, with product MRAKFSELKYDGGGQKSCCASKGCGQVEPWLTAEQIPVKGVYTAEDLEGMEHLNYAAGIAPFLRGPYSTMYVMRPWTVRQYAGFSTAAESNAFYRRNLAAGQKGLSVAFDLATHRGYDADHPRVVGDVGKAGVSICSVEDMKVLFDGIPLDRMSVSMTMNGAVLPVLAFYIVTGLEQGCTLDQLAGTIQNDILKEFMVRNTYIYPPEFSMRIIADIFEYTSKNMPKFNSISISGYHMQEAGATADIELAYTLADGLEYLRAGVNAGMSVDTFAPRLSFFWAIGMNHFMEIAKMRAARMLWAKIVKQFDPKNPKSLALRTHSQTSGWSLTEQDPFNNVARTTIEAMGAALGHTQSLHTNALDEAIALPTDFSARIARNTQIYIQEETNICREVDPWAGSYYVETLTNEIAHKAWERIEEVEKLGGMAKAIETGIPKMRIEEASARKQARIDSGEEKIIGINEYRLEKEAPIDILAVDNTAVRESQIKRLKELRANRDEAAVQKALAAITECVKTKQGNLLELAVEAAKVRASLGEISDACEVVVGRYKAVIRSISGVYSSEVKNDKSFERAKELCAEFAKKEGRQPRVMIAKLGQDGHDRGAKVVATGYADIGFDVDMGPLFQTPEEAAKQAVENDVHVVGVSSLAAGHLTLVPQIIAELKKLGREDIIVIVGGVIPHQDYDELYRDGAAAIFGPGTPIATAAIKILEILLAE
- a CDS encoding methylmalonyl-CoA mutase family protein, which translates into the protein MAISKREKLFTEFPPVPTEKWEEVITADLKGADYERKLVWRTGEGFNVRPYYRAENLEGIRFLGSQAGEFPFVRGTRTHNRWRVHQTIEVQFPKKANAEALQLLNSGVDSLGFCIAKEGFMAGDIDQLLAGIEIPAVEITFCGMKTANMADLVIAKLEREGIAADAHVAFVIDPLVKGLSQKGDFCSPDGEKCFAKIAELIERTREYKHIRIVTVSAGIFSNAGSTIVEELAFALAAGNDYLARLTDAGIDADTAARKLRFSFSVTSNYFMEIAKFRAARMLWANIVKEYNPAKNCACKMMIHARTADWNQTVYDPYVNMLRGTTEAMSATIAGVHSLEVTPFDAAFEDPTEFSKRIARNVELLLKNESHFDQVVDPAGGSYYIENLTQSIAAEAWKLFLEIEEKGGYTAAYKAGFIKERIAASAAAKDKAIATRRQTLLGANQYPNFTEVADKAITADAVTRKPAEGNTLVPYRGAMAFEEMRLHVDRSGRQPKAFMLTCGSLAMARARAQFSCNFFGCAGIRVQDNTFFKSIEEGVKAALESKAEIVVVCAADDDYAEAAPKVKELLGGKAILVVAGAPACAPELEAQGITNFINVKSNVLETLKFYLKEMGI